One window of Hymenobacter sp. BRD128 genomic DNA carries:
- a CDS encoding flavin reductase family protein, with translation MPAPAYRAIAPADLSPADFYQYLIGAVAPRPIAFASTISAAGEVNLSPFSFFNVFSISPPILVFSPTSRGRDNSEKDTLHNVRAVPEVVINLCDYPLVEQLSLASAEYPSGVNEFVKAGLTEATSSLVRPPRVAECPVAFECVVEQLIALGNGPGHGNLVVCRVVQAHVREAILLTGRPGIDPHKYEAVSRLGGDWYSRLRPENLFTVSRPNRHLGIGFDELPTHIRHSDLLTGNDLAKLANVERAALPTPAQIEEIKAEPMVAYLLNKHRTDLAEQQKQLTLLARQWLEEGRVAEAWRVLLIG, from the coding sequence ATGCCTGCCCCCGCCTACCGTGCCATTGCCCCGGCCGACTTATCGCCGGCCGATTTTTACCAATACCTTATCGGCGCGGTGGCGCCGCGCCCCATTGCATTTGCCAGCACCATTTCGGCGGCCGGCGAAGTAAATTTAAGTCCGTTCAGCTTCTTCAATGTGTTCAGTATAAGCCCGCCCATTCTGGTGTTTTCGCCCACCAGCCGGGGGCGCGACAACTCCGAGAAGGATACACTGCACAATGTGCGCGCCGTGCCCGAGGTCGTGATTAACCTCTGCGACTATCCGCTGGTCGAGCAGCTTTCGCTGGCCAGCGCCGAATATCCCAGCGGGGTAAATGAGTTTGTTAAGGCCGGCCTCACCGAGGCAACATCCAGCCTGGTGCGCCCGCCGCGCGTGGCCGAGTGCCCGGTGGCCTTCGAGTGCGTAGTCGAGCAGCTTATCGCCCTCGGCAACGGTCCTGGCCACGGCAACCTGGTGGTGTGCCGGGTGGTGCAGGCCCATGTGCGCGAGGCAATTCTGCTCACCGGCCGGCCCGGCATCGACCCGCACAAGTATGAGGCCGTATCGCGCCTGGGTGGCGACTGGTACAGCCGCCTGCGCCCCGAAAACCTGTTCACCGTGAGCCGCCCCAACCGTCACCTGGGAATAGGTTTCGACGAGCTGCCCACGCACATTCGCCACAGCGACCTACTCACCGGTAACGACCTGGCCAAGCTAGCCAACGTGGAGCGCGCCGCCCTTCCCACCCCCGCCCAAATCGAGGAAATTAAAGCCGAGCCGATGGTAGCGTATTTACTCAATAAGCACCGCACCGACCTAGCCGAGCAGCAAAAGCAGCTGACCCTGCTAGCCCGCCAGTGGCTGGAAGAAGGCCGCGTAGCCGAGGCGTGGCGGGTATTGCTGATAGGCTAA